Part of the Woronichinia naegeliana WA131 genome, TCTCTGTCTAGTTTCCCGCTTGTGCCCTTCTTTTCTGAATTGACGCTGCAATTCTCAGGAAATCGCGATAAACCTCACAAGTCTCAGGAACTCCTAGGCAATATAATGAACCCAAAAGAATTACGACCTTGAGCCTTTGGAGCCTTTCAAGACAATGTTAAGCAAAGTCCCTGCCAAAATTGAAGCGATCGCCGTCCGTGAAATTCTTGATGTTTTTATAATCAAGCTGTATGTTGCGATAGTCAGACGATCGCTTAAAAACGGGGCAAAATATCTTCTAAACAGAGTTGTAAATCAGGAAATAAAGATGAGAAAATATGGGATTTTAAACGATATTGGGTTTGTTGAGACTCTTCTCCCATTAGTTGACACACCGTAAAAGTTGGTTGTTTCGGTTTACCAATAAAGGCAACTCCACCTAACCCCCGATAATCTACAATCCAATATTCTGGAATTCCTAAAAAAGCATATTCCTCAACTTTTCTGGCATAGTCTGTTTCCCAATTGGTACTCACCACTTCTACGACTAATTTAATTGATCTTCCTAGAGTAATAATCGGTTCTCGATGCCAAAATGGTTCGTCGCCTAACACTCTTTCGTCTAACACGATCAAATCGGGACGACGCGCTGTTGCAATCTCAGAAAAGGGACGAATTAGACAGGTACGTGGTATAAACCAAGGCTGCTTATTTTGCAGTAATGCCATGCCAATATAGGCCGCCAATTTACCGCTAACGGTTTCGTGATAACCTGTGGGTTCCATGTCAATTAATTCCCCATCGGCTAATTCGTACTGGGGAGAATCTGCATATTGCTCTAAAAATTCTTCCAGGGTAATTGCTTTAGATACTGTTAACATGAGATGTTACCAAAAGTTGGGAATAATCGTTTATTAAAATGCTTAAAAACTGGTAGGGGTTTGGTTTCCAAATCTATAAATCAACGGACTTAGGAATTAAGCCCCTAGCTTTAATCAAAAGGTTCCGTTGGTAACGTAGTTGAGAGCACTAGCTGACTGGGGATTAGCCAAAACGGCCGTCACGGCACAGAGGGAAACTGCGGA contains:
- a CDS encoding Uma2 family endonuclease, which codes for MLTVSKAITLEEFLEQYADSPQYELADGELIDMEPTGYHETVSGKLAAYIGMALLQNKQPWFIPRTCLIRPFSEIATARRPDLIVLDERVLGDEPFWHREPIITLGRSIKLVVEVVSTNWETDYARKVEEYAFLGIPEYWIVDYRGLGGVAFIGKPKQPTFTVCQLMGEESQQTQYRLKSHIFSSLFPDLQLCLEDILPRF